Proteins from a single region of Starkeya sp. ORNL1:
- a CDS encoding ABC transporter permease → MDGTADETLSGTAPATPPLAAKRRARLRTTALVLAAQLAVLGAFIGFWEYMTAWNSQAAFMFGSPSAIANFLVQMARDGSLFRDTYVTGMETLLGFAVGNIIGTLIGLSLWYSRFVSRVVEPFVIAIGSIPIIALAPIIIIWFGTGLTSKIAMSTLSVVIVALVTSYKGAVGVDPDQINLMRTLGASKFQIFRKLVVPASLTDIFAGLKLTVGFALIGAIVGEFMSSSEGLGHAIFKAGSLYIIPKVFAALVATIALALVLTFLVGKVERLLMPWRRLA, encoded by the coding sequence ATGGACGGCACCGCGGACGAAACCCTCTCCGGCACGGCGCCCGCAACGCCGCCGCTCGCCGCCAAGCGCCGGGCGCGGCTGCGCACCACGGCGCTGGTGCTGGCAGCGCAGCTTGCCGTGCTCGGCGCCTTCATCGGCTTCTGGGAATACATGACGGCGTGGAACAGCCAGGCCGCCTTCATGTTCGGCTCGCCCTCGGCGATTGCCAATTTCCTTGTTCAGATGGCGCGCGATGGCTCGCTGTTCCGCGACACCTATGTCACCGGCATGGAGACGCTGCTGGGCTTTGCGGTCGGCAACATCATCGGCACGCTGATCGGCCTGTCGCTGTGGTATTCGCGCTTTGTCTCGCGCGTGGTCGAGCCCTTCGTCATCGCCATCGGCTCGATCCCGATCATCGCGCTGGCGCCGATCATCATCATCTGGTTCGGCACCGGGCTGACCTCGAAGATCGCCATGTCGACGCTCTCTGTCGTCATCGTCGCGCTGGTCACCTCCTACAAGGGCGCGGTCGGGGTCGATCCGGACCAGATCAACCTGATGCGCACGCTCGGCGCTTCCAAATTCCAGATCTTCCGCAAGCTGGTGGTGCCGGCCTCGCTCACCGACATCTTCGCCGGGCTGAAGCTCACCGTCGGCTTTGCCCTGATCGGTGCCATCGTCGGCGAGTTCATGTCGTCGTCCGAAGGGCTCGGCCATGCCATCTTCAAGGCCGGCTCGCTCTACATCATCCCCAAGGTGTTCGCCGCCCTGGTCGCGACCATTGCGCTCGCGCTGGTGCTAACCTTCCTCGTCGGCAAGGTGGAGCGGCTGCTGATGCCGTGGCGCCGCCTCGCCTGA
- the urtE gene encoding urea ABC transporter ATP-binding subunit UrtE codes for MQFRVEALDQHYGSAQVLRHVDLTIAPGECMAVLGRNGAGKTTLLKCVMGVLAPTSGRVLLDELDATSWSPNRRSHAGLAYVPQGREIFSELTVGENIEAAARAHGTYGTAAMEEAIGLFPVLKEMWKRSGGALSGGQQQQLAIARALVTLPKLLILDEPTEGIQPNIVAAIGQVLTSLKGRISILLVEQYLDFAIGVADAFIILSRGTVIEAGRAEAMSREHLTRHIAV; via the coding sequence ATGCAGTTCCGTGTCGAAGCGCTCGACCAGCATTACGGCTCGGCCCAGGTGCTGCGCCATGTCGACCTCACCATCGCACCGGGCGAATGCATGGCAGTGCTCGGCCGCAACGGCGCCGGCAAGACCACGCTGCTCAAATGCGTCATGGGCGTGCTGGCGCCGACCTCCGGCCGCGTGCTGCTGGATGAGCTGGATGCCACCTCCTGGTCGCCGAACCGGCGCTCGCATGCCGGCCTCGCTTATGTGCCGCAAGGCCGCGAGATCTTCTCCGAGCTGACCGTAGGCGAGAATATCGAGGCCGCGGCCCGCGCCCACGGCACCTATGGCACCGCGGCGATGGAGGAGGCGATCGGCCTGTTCCCGGTGCTGAAGGAGATGTGGAAGCGCTCCGGCGGCGCGCTCTCCGGCGGCCAGCAGCAGCAACTCGCCATCGCCCGGGCGCTGGTCACGCTGCCGAAGCTCCTGATCCTCGACGAGCCGACCGAGGGCATCCAGCCCAATATCGTCGCCGCCATCGGGCAGGTGCTCACCTCGCTGAAGGGGCGCATCTCCATTCTTCTGGTCGAGCAGTATCTAGACTTCGCCATCGGCGTCGCCGACGCCTTCATCATCCTCTCGCGCGGCACCGTCATCGAGGCCGGGCGCGCCGAGGCGATGAGCCGCGAGCATCTCACCCGTCACATCGCCGTCTGA
- a CDS encoding transposase, whose protein sequence is MRRSQYTENEIIHLLYEAHAGVPVDEICRTAQVSLRTFYRWRRRFGGLTPPAVMEMKELEAENRRLRALVSNMSERLRAPGREPPSGELPHPSRPGTGLSPVRASTLAAERCGGALVGRFASVRVTR, encoded by the coding sequence ATGCGACGTTCGCAATATACCGAGAACGAGATCATCCACCTGTTGTACGAGGCGCATGCCGGCGTGCCGGTCGACGAGATCTGCCGCACCGCGCAGGTCTCGCTGCGCACCTTCTATCGCTGGCGCCGCCGCTTCGGCGGGCTGACGCCGCCGGCGGTGATGGAGATGAAGGAACTGGAAGCGGAGAACCGCCGGCTGCGGGCGCTGGTGAGCAACATGTCCGAGCGGCTGCGCGCTCCGGGACGCGAGCCGCCAAGCGGGGAGCTGCCGCACCCGTCGCGCCCCGGCACCGGTCTGTCGCCGGTGCGCGCCTCGACGCTCGCCGCCGAGCGCTGCGGCGGCGCCCTGGTCGGCCGCTTCGCCTCGGTGCGGGTGACGCGGTAA
- a CDS encoding transporter substrate-binding protein, whose protein sequence is MSKLSRRSFLQASGLAAAGLASPIGMPAILRSAQAAGSVKLGCLFSSSGTMANLEGRLNYVVKMAADEINAKGGVNGRTVEVMVSDPASDWPLYAQSAKQMLQQEKVSALFGCWTSVSRKTVLPVVEQEKGLLFYPLHFEGDENSKNVVYVNSPPASSVLPAVDYLMGEEGVSAKRFFMLGSDYVWPRTINKQLKGYWKSKGIPETAWKEEYVPFGFSNFQTLVNQIRAFADQGGGQPIVVLTVVGSSIPDFMREFANQGIKATDIPVLGLDMVEADLEGLDTSKLVGHLNCWAYLQNAKGAANATFLKSWADYVKAKNVPFKGDVAIDPMVSAYDAVHLWAMAAAKAGSFDIPEVTKAFGGLSFDCPSGYKIGMTAENNYVSRGVFIGSVNEKQGFDILWQSKDTPKPVPFSPYG, encoded by the coding sequence ATGAGCAAGCTTTCGCGGCGTTCCTTCCTGCAGGCGAGCGGCCTCGCCGCCGCGGGGCTGGCCTCGCCCATTGGCATGCCGGCCATTCTGCGCTCCGCCCAGGCGGCCGGCAGCGTGAAGCTCGGCTGCCTGTTCTCCTCCTCCGGCACCATGGCCAATCTCGAAGGCCGGCTGAACTATGTGGTCAAGATGGCCGCCGACGAGATCAACGCCAAGGGCGGCGTCAATGGCCGCACCGTCGAGGTGATGGTCTCCGATCCCGCCTCCGACTGGCCGCTCTATGCGCAGTCGGCCAAGCAGATGCTGCAGCAGGAGAAGGTCTCCGCGCTGTTCGGCTGCTGGACCTCGGTGTCGCGTAAGACCGTGCTGCCGGTGGTGGAGCAGGAAAAGGGCCTGCTGTTCTATCCGCTGCATTTCGAGGGCGACGAGAATTCCAAGAACGTCGTCTATGTGAACTCGCCGCCCGCCAGCTCGGTGCTGCCGGCGGTGGACTATCTGATGGGCGAGGAAGGCGTCTCGGCCAAGCGCTTCTTCATGCTGGGCTCGGACTATGTCTGGCCGCGCACCATCAACAAGCAGCTCAAGGGCTACTGGAAGTCCAAGGGCATCCCGGAGACCGCCTGGAAGGAGGAATACGTTCCCTTCGGCTTCTCCAATTTCCAGACGCTGGTGAACCAGATCCGCGCCTTCGCCGACCAGGGCGGCGGCCAGCCCATCGTGGTGCTCACGGTGGTCGGCTCGTCGATCCCCGACTTCATGCGCGAATTCGCCAATCAGGGCATCAAGGCGACCGATATCCCGGTGCTCGGCCTCGACATGGTGGAGGCCGACCTCGAAGGCCTCGACACCTCCAAGCTGGTCGGCCACCTCAATTGCTGGGCCTATCTGCAGAACGCCAAGGGCGCCGCCAACGCCACCTTCCTGAAGAGCTGGGCGGACTATGTGAAGGCGAAGAACGTGCCCTTCAAGGGCGACGTCGCCATCGATCCGATGGTCTCCGCCTATGATGCCGTGCACCTCTGGGCGATGGCGGCGGCCAAGGCCGGCTCGTTCGATATCCCCGAAGTCACCAAGGCGTTTGGCGGCCTCTCCTTCGACTGCCCGTCGGGCTACAAGATCGGCATGACCGCCGAGAACAACTACGTCTCGCGCGGCGTGTTCATCGGCTCGGTGAACGAGAAGCAGGGCTTCGACATCCTCTGGCAGTCCAAGGACACGCCGAAGCCGGTGCCCTTCAGCCCGTATGGCTGA
- a CDS encoding acetamidase/formamidase family protein: MSRRYEIPATPENMVWGYLDSTTPPVLEVASGDVVTLHSFPAGGKETLPDDLSLVPADYMTALDTLPQGPGPHFITGPVFVKDARPGDALQVDIIDVKVRQDWGFVSILPLLGTLPDEFTEYETIHPKVDHARNVCVMPWGSMIPLDPFFGIIATAPPPAWGRCGSPVPRAFGGNMDNKELRAGTTLYLPVYNEGALFFAGDGHGVQGDGEVCITALETGVTGTFRLTVRKDMELDWPFAESATHLMSIGLDEDLDDAAKQATREMVRHICLRTNLTRNQAYMLCSLAGNLRVTQMVDGNKGVHMLLAKSHL; encoded by the coding sequence ATGTCGCGCCGCTATGAAATCCCCGCAACGCCGGAAAACATGGTGTGGGGCTATCTCGACAGCACGACGCCACCGGTGCTGGAGGTCGCGTCCGGCGACGTGGTGACGCTGCATTCCTTCCCCGCCGGCGGCAAGGAGACGCTGCCCGACGACCTGTCGCTGGTGCCGGCCGACTATATGACGGCGCTCGACACCCTCCCGCAGGGGCCGGGCCCGCATTTCATCACCGGGCCGGTATTCGTGAAGGATGCGCGGCCCGGCGATGCGCTGCAGGTCGACATCATCGACGTGAAGGTGCGCCAGGACTGGGGCTTCGTCTCCATCCTGCCACTGCTCGGCACGCTGCCCGACGAATTCACCGAATACGAGACCATCCACCCCAAGGTCGACCACGCGCGCAATGTCTGCGTCATGCCGTGGGGCTCGATGATCCCGCTCGATCCGTTCTTCGGCATCATCGCCACCGCCCCGCCGCCGGCCTGGGGCCGCTGCGGCTCGCCGGTGCCGCGCGCCTTCGGCGGCAACATGGACAATAAGGAGCTGCGCGCCGGCACCACGTTGTACCTGCCGGTCTATAATGAGGGTGCGCTGTTCTTCGCCGGCGACGGCCATGGCGTGCAGGGCGACGGCGAGGTGTGCATCACCGCGCTGGAGACCGGGGTGACCGGCACCTTCCGCCTTACCGTGCGCAAGGACATGGAGCTCGACTGGCCGTTTGCCGAGAGCGCGACGCATCTGATGTCGATCGGCCTCGACGAGGACCTCGACGACGCGGCGAAGCAGGCGACGCGGGAGATGGTGCGGCACATCTGCCTGCGCACCAACCTCACCCGCAACCAGGCCTACATGCTGTGCTCGCTCGCCGGAAACCTGCGCGTCACGCAGATGGTGGACGGCAACAAGGGCGTCCACATGCTGCTGGCGAAGTCGCATCTTTAG
- a CDS encoding ABC transporter substrate-binding protein produces MSQDLPNDLPTRLDRRGFLKTSALVAGGVIAAPYVVTRAGAAPLKTVNFSEAVHNLGYINLYVGMHAGIFTKNGLDMKVVAAGGDTQTFAAVLGGSADFAIGDATMAQISRENGGPGVVVGTVVQRAHYFGVSKTMEPFTDPKALKGKKIVTSPEPNTNYSVAKRMLEKAGMKVGIDAFIIPVNPGTEIAAMLAGQADVAIAYQPSVAAAEAQGAKVVFDFSNYIGPFCNTGIMVLPSTIAKDPEMVQALVTSFEEASRKTYADPAFSKQVARKEFPDLPGDVVDKAIDAELKYLIPAQSVITKPDQWKNLMDMQVYLGNAKGTITYDQIIDNSFAEKAIKKLG; encoded by the coding sequence ATGTCCCAAGATCTGCCCAATGATCTGCCCACCCGCCTTGATCGTCGCGGCTTCCTGAAGACCTCGGCGCTGGTCGCCGGTGGCGTCATCGCCGCGCCCTACGTCGTCACCCGCGCCGGCGCGGCGCCGCTGAAGACGGTGAATTTCAGCGAGGCGGTGCACAACCTCGGCTACATCAATCTCTATGTCGGCATGCACGCCGGCATCTTCACGAAGAACGGTCTGGACATGAAGGTGGTCGCCGCCGGCGGCGACACCCAGACCTTCGCCGCGGTGCTGGGCGGCTCGGCCGATTTCGCCATTGGCGACGCCACCATGGCGCAGATCTCCCGCGAGAATGGCGGCCCCGGCGTCGTGGTCGGCACCGTGGTGCAGCGCGCCCATTATTTCGGCGTGTCCAAGACCATGGAGCCCTTCACCGATCCGAAGGCGCTCAAGGGCAAGAAGATCGTCACGAGCCCCGAGCCCAACACCAATTACTCGGTTGCCAAGCGCATGCTGGAAAAGGCCGGCATGAAGGTCGGCATCGACGCCTTCATCATCCCGGTGAACCCCGGCACCGAGATCGCCGCCATGCTGGCCGGCCAGGCCGATGTCGCCATCGCCTACCAGCCGAGCGTCGCCGCGGCGGAAGCCCAGGGCGCCAAGGTGGTGTTCGACTTCTCCAACTATATCGGCCCGTTCTGCAACACCGGCATCATGGTGCTGCCGAGCACCATCGCCAAGGATCCGGAGATGGTTCAGGCGCTGGTGACCTCGTTCGAGGAAGCCTCGCGCAAGACCTATGCCGACCCTGCCTTCTCCAAGCAGGTGGCGCGCAAGGAGTTCCCGGACCTCCCGGGCGACGTTGTGGACAAGGCGATCGACGCCGAGCTGAAGTACCTGATCCCGGCGCAGTCGGTGATCACCAAGCCGGACCAGTGGAAGAACCTGATGGACATGCAGGTCTATCTCGGCAACGCCAAGGGCACGATCACCTACGACCAGATCATCGACAATTCCTTCGCCGAGAAGGCCATCAAGAAGCTCGGGTAG
- the urtB gene encoding urea ABC transporter permease subunit UrtB — translation MTRCIHLLLALAGTLLALPAMAAPLDRPALIAQLCGNAGAMGEAGAALLALAAAGSAEDRGWAAPLAKALIDKKLACDDTGAVLGDVDAVTRAPRTAPDTARTPVLSLKNRAVFETADAALALRSAPDTDQRAAALRTLERRPGSLPEGLLDAAAASESDAGLRTQIETLAQTAALNSPDMAKRINAINRIAETPSRRALTQISALKADPAYASDAGFRQAVDRAVGRIDRGIAIGDTLAALYNGLSFASILFMAAIGLAIIFGLMGVINLAQGELIMIGAYVTYLVQEALRHLVPALLDWYLVLAIPFAFLVTAAIGIALEASLLRHLYKRPLMSLLATWAVSLFLVNLVRVIFGTQNLQFETPFYVTGGVPVIGDFIFTWNRMFAIAFAVATLAITWAVVRKTPLGLNIRAVTQNRDMAACIGIPTRRVDMMAFGLGSGLAGLAGLALSPIYSVNPQMGQNFIIDSFMVVVLGGVGTIAGTVVAALGIGQINVLIEPLWGAVAAKVIVLLMIIGFLQWRPEGLFAVKGCRK, via the coding sequence ATGACGCGTTGCATCCACCTACTGCTTGCCCTTGCCGGCACTCTGCTCGCGCTGCCCGCAATGGCCGCGCCGCTGGATCGGCCTGCGCTCATCGCCCAGCTCTGCGGCAATGCCGGCGCCATGGGCGAGGCCGGCGCAGCACTGCTCGCCCTCGCCGCCGCCGGCAGCGCGGAGGATCGCGGCTGGGCGGCGCCGCTGGCGAAGGCGCTGATCGACAAGAAGCTCGCCTGCGACGACACCGGCGCCGTGCTGGGCGATGTCGATGCCGTGACCCGCGCACCGCGCACCGCGCCGGACACCGCCCGCACCCCGGTGCTCAGCCTGAAGAACCGCGCCGTGTTTGAGACCGCCGACGCCGCGCTCGCACTGCGCAGCGCGCCCGATACCGACCAGCGCGCCGCCGCGCTGCGCACGCTGGAGCGTCGGCCCGGTTCACTCCCCGAAGGCCTGCTCGATGCCGCCGCCGCGAGCGAAAGCGATGCCGGCCTGCGCACCCAGATCGAGACGCTGGCGCAGACCGCGGCGCTGAACTCTCCCGACATGGCCAAGCGCATCAATGCCATCAACCGCATCGCCGAGACTCCGAGCCGGCGCGCGCTGACGCAGATCTCCGCCCTGAAGGCCGATCCCGCCTATGCCTCGGACGCCGGCTTCCGGCAGGCGGTCGACCGCGCCGTCGGCCGGATCGATCGTGGCATTGCCATCGGCGACACCCTGGCAGCGCTCTATAATGGCTTGAGCTTTGCCAGCATCCTGTTCATGGCCGCCATCGGCCTCGCCATCATCTTCGGCCTGATGGGCGTCATCAATCTCGCCCAGGGCGAGCTGATCATGATCGGCGCCTATGTCACCTACCTCGTGCAGGAGGCGCTGCGCCACCTCGTCCCGGCGCTGCTCGACTGGTACCTGGTCCTCGCGATTCCCTTCGCCTTCCTGGTGACCGCCGCCATCGGCATCGCGCTGGAGGCGAGCCTGCTGCGCCACCTCTACAAGCGCCCGCTGATGAGCCTGCTCGCCACCTGGGCGGTGAGCCTGTTCCTGGTGAACCTCGTCCGCGTGATCTTCGGCACGCAGAATCTGCAGTTCGAGACGCCGTTCTATGTCACTGGCGGCGTGCCGGTGATCGGCGACTTCATCTTCACCTGGAACCGCATGTTCGCCATCGCCTTCGCGGTGGCGACGCTGGCGATCACCTGGGCGGTGGTGCGCAAGACCCCGCTCGGGCTGAACATCCGCGCGGTGACGCAGAACCGCGACATGGCCGCCTGCATCGGCATCCCCACCCGCCGCGTCGACATGATGGCGTTCGGCCTCGGCTCCGGCCTCGCCGGGCTGGCGGGCCTCGCGCTGTCGCCGATCTACAGCGTGAACCCGCAAATGGGCCAGAACTTCATCATCGACAGCTTCATGGTGGTCGTGCTCGGCGGCGTCGGCACCATTGCAGGCACCGTGGTCGCCGCGCTCGGCATCGGTCAGATCAATGTGCTGATCGAGCCGCTGTGGGGCGCGGTCGCCGCCAAGGTGATCGTGCTGCTGATGATCATCGGCTTCCTGCAATGGCGGCCTGAAGGGCTGTTCGCCGTGAAGGGGTGCCGCAAATGA
- the urtD gene encoding urea ABC transporter ATP-binding protein UrtD has product MAGVALLVDGLTVQFGSFRAINDLSLAIDYGEVRAVIGPNGAGKTTLLDVISGITRPREGRVLFGDVLDITRQSESAIARAGIRRKFQKPSVFEGLTVRQHIEIGTEAGFRRKYEGPALDDRVAEVLEIIGLAEQAARMAGALSHGQKQWLEIGMVLASDPRVLMLDEPVAGLTDEETARTAALVRSLKRADRAIVVVEHDMDFVELIADRVTVLHEGRTLFEGSMDKVRADESVVEVYLGR; this is encoded by the coding sequence ATGGCCGGCGTCGCGCTCCTGGTCGACGGGCTCACCGTGCAGTTCGGCAGCTTCCGCGCCATCAACGACCTGTCGCTCGCCATCGACTATGGCGAGGTGCGCGCAGTGATCGGCCCGAACGGCGCCGGCAAGACCACGCTGCTCGACGTCATCTCCGGCATCACCCGTCCCAGGGAAGGCCGCGTGCTGTTCGGCGATGTGCTCGACATCACGAGGCAGAGCGAATCCGCCATCGCCCGCGCCGGCATCCGCCGCAAGTTCCAGAAGCCGAGCGTGTTCGAGGGGCTCACCGTGCGCCAGCACATCGAGATCGGCACTGAAGCCGGTTTCCGCCGGAAGTATGAGGGCCCGGCGCTGGACGACCGCGTCGCCGAGGTGCTGGAGATTATCGGCCTCGCCGAGCAGGCCGCGCGCATGGCGGGCGCGCTCAGCCACGGCCAGAAGCAATGGCTGGAGATCGGCATGGTGCTCGCCTCCGACCCCAGGGTGCTGATGCTGGACGAGCCGGTCGCCGGCCTCACCGACGAGGAGACCGCGCGCACCGCCGCGCTGGTGCGCTCGCTGAAGCGGGCCGACCGCGCCATCGTCGTGGTCGAGCACGACATGGATTTCGTCGAGCTGATCGCCGACCGCGTCACCGTGCTCCATGAAGGACGCACGCTGTTCGAAGGCTCCATGGACAAGGTCCGGGCCGACGAGAGCGTCGTCGAAGTCTATCTGGGGCGCTGA
- the urtC gene encoding urea ABC transporter permease subunit UrtC, with translation MTRWTQDRAFLALIAVLVIVAVAMPVLEPSRYLTNAIGQLAAFAVLALSLDLIWGYLGILSLGHGLFFAIGGYVIAMHLLKHSFEVTGTVPDFLQFMGWKDFPFYWAGFGSFPYALVIAIAVTTLIAGVFGYVSFRSRVGGVYFAIITQALVYVAMLLMFRNDTGFGGNNGMTGFAVVFGWPIGTTGMITAMAVVSVLALAGVLLACRMLVGSRFGALMLATRDDETRLRTLGYETLRLKLAVWCLSALIAMLAGMLYVPQVGIINPRVLSPELSLEIAVWVAIGGRGHLVGAVIGALLVNAVKFWLSSAAPEVWPFILSGLIVLVVLVFPNGLVDLAKFRLTRPMGAKRLATEIGEAR, from the coding sequence ATGACGCGCTGGACCCAGGACCGCGCCTTCCTCGCGCTGATCGCCGTGCTCGTCATCGTCGCGGTGGCGATGCCGGTGCTGGAACCCTCCCGCTATCTCACCAACGCCATCGGCCAGCTTGCCGCCTTCGCGGTGCTGGCGCTCTCGCTGGACCTGATCTGGGGCTATCTCGGCATTCTCTCGCTCGGCCATGGCCTGTTCTTCGCCATTGGCGGCTATGTCATTGCCATGCACCTGCTGAAGCACAGCTTCGAGGTGACGGGCACGGTGCCGGACTTCCTCCAGTTCATGGGCTGGAAGGATTTCCCGTTCTACTGGGCCGGCTTTGGCAGCTTCCCCTATGCGCTGGTCATTGCCATCGCGGTGACGACCTTGATCGCCGGTGTGTTCGGCTATGTCTCGTTCCGCTCGCGGGTCGGCGGCGTCTATTTCGCCATCATCACGCAGGCGCTGGTCTATGTCGCCATGCTGCTGATGTTCCGCAATGACACCGGCTTCGGCGGCAATAACGGCATGACCGGCTTTGCCGTGGTGTTCGGCTGGCCGATCGGCACCACGGGGATGATCACCGCCATGGCGGTGGTCTCGGTGCTGGCGCTGGCGGGCGTCCTGCTCGCCTGCCGCATGCTGGTCGGCAGCCGCTTCGGCGCGCTGATGCTGGCGACGCGGGACGACGAGACCCGCCTGCGCACGCTCGGCTACGAGACGCTGCGCCTCAAGCTCGCGGTGTGGTGCCTCTCGGCGCTGATCGCGATGCTCGCCGGCATGCTCTATGTGCCGCAGGTCGGCATCATCAATCCGCGCGTGCTCTCGCCCGAATTGTCGCTGGAAATCGCGGTGTGGGTGGCGATCGGCGGGCGCGGCCATCTGGTCGGCGCGGTGATCGGCGCGCTGCTGGTGAACGCGGTGAAATTCTGGCTGTCCTCGGCGGCACCGGAGGTCTGGCCCTTCATCCTCTCGGGCCTGATCGTGCTGGTGGTGCTGGTCTTCCCCAACGGCCTCGTCGACCTCGCCAAATTCCGGCTCACCCGCCCGATGGGGGCGAAGCGGCTGGCGACCGAGATCGGGGAGGCGCGCTGA
- a CDS encoding ABC transporter ATP-binding protein, whose protein sequence is MTREAAPAGSTVPPLVVEHVAKSYDADGRIVPVIGDLSLTLNEGEIVAIVGPSGCGKTTLLNTLCGLLAADSGRIRWHGREISGQPSGVGYMLQKDLLLPWRTSLRNVMLGLEIRGVPLSEAEERSHVMLDQLGLHGFSDNYPSTLSGGMRQRVALARTLVNEPDVLLLDEPFASLDFQTKLLIESDTAKLVRESRRSVLLITHDIEEAVSLADRVIVLSKRPTRVKAMYDIALGTERTDMIAARESAGFSDYVRRIWADLDVSRQ, encoded by the coding sequence ATGACGCGTGAGGCGGCGCCGGCGGGAAGCACGGTGCCGCCGCTCGTGGTCGAGCATGTGGCGAAGAGCTATGACGCGGACGGTCGCATCGTCCCCGTCATCGGCGACCTGTCGCTGACGCTGAACGAGGGCGAGATCGTCGCCATTGTCGGCCCGTCCGGCTGCGGCAAGACCACGCTGCTCAACACGCTGTGCGGGCTGCTTGCCGCCGATTCCGGACGCATACGCTGGCATGGCCGGGAGATTTCCGGCCAGCCCTCGGGCGTCGGCTACATGCTGCAGAAGGATCTGCTGCTGCCGTGGCGCACGTCCCTGCGCAATGTGATGCTGGGGCTCGAGATCCGCGGCGTCCCGCTCTCCGAGGCCGAGGAACGCAGCCATGTCATGCTCGACCAATTGGGCCTGCACGGCTTTTCCGACAATTACCCCTCGACGCTCTCCGGCGGCATGCGCCAGCGCGTGGCGCTCGCCCGCACGCTGGTGAACGAGCCGGACGTGCTGCTGCTGGACGAGCCGTTCGCGTCGCTGGATTTCCAGACCAAGCTGCTGATCGAGAGCGACACCGCGAAACTGGTGCGCGAGAGCCGGCGCTCGGTGCTGCTGATCACCCACGACATCGAGGAGGCGGTCTCGCTGGCCGACCGTGTCATCGTGCTCTCCAAGCGCCCGACGCGGGTGAAGGCGATGTACGACATCGCGCTCGGCACCGAGCGCACCGACATGATCGCCGCCCGCGAGAGCGCCGGCTTCTCGGATTATGTCCGGCGCATCTGGGCCGATCTTGATGTGAGCCGGCAGTGA